The Chaetodon trifascialis isolate fChaTrf1 chromosome 17, fChaTrf1.hap1, whole genome shotgun sequence genome has a segment encoding these proteins:
- the dlgap3 gene encoding disks large-associated protein 3: protein MSQHSSGGGGGGPCHCTPEDCDGPGREYYQGHSDGHYYPPGGPAEALALERHHSHPHSHSHSHSGGGTFPRSHPSQHPPLQSFDSCEECLSSGHGGKMHRIPPNLIDQFEKQVPFHPDGFHTLQYQRTTSGGAEQRSESPSRIRHLVNSVQRLFAKSHSLEAPSKREYNGTRGGGDYRGERGGGHRSGGEDGGGHYSGHQPRSTRRSKSRERSKSGDSRHESGRRHRSRTAGWWSSDDNLDSDSSFLVSGGRRGYPSGHESLDAAIQELTMKRPKERGGGPVAGECVACTTMALAGNEGGGHHGHHGHSLKRSTWSAMTVSQAREVYPSRGGAYDKALVPMESKLKERTFHYLQVPSEDWGGGYGGGSASDSGGEIPCRRMRSGSYIKAMGDDDSADSDTSPKASPKSTLIAQRDAFRRSISMDQRYSCKQCTDSYPNTRTTPKTHTRSRSYTRSLTSSQLGDTLNRQFEAVCETMFGEVESQAVEALDLPGVFRTRSHSYVRAIQAGCSQDDDCLSVFSMSGPQGSIKGGAVFPYRKGAPPPLPPRMSKSSLSVRAQSSTESTQDAYFQNSGQLVSSSGLGRPKQHSNSVDLGSSDGPSGRSSRGGYYTATGPGRSRQHSNSAESLDGVRGSRELVPYGGGPGVGVRAKHSSSADSLLEGPPRPARERDGRGGGSLGKSVSLPQNSIVLSKAGGQDEGRGGRKWRPSIAVQVDSSETLSDSDAEGKALTEVHSIGVQVEDDKRRARFKRSNSVTASVQADLDPEGFPGLSIAVPTQDKSLQFGCSFQRHSSEPESASQYTECHRTVHTQGQWAYREDFIQSGYTTEPCPADPRPHQHPHLPPRSHSPLPITSERAWAGTPSLEGPRSLPDSGRASPCMRDGEFFLRLLQTEVERMEGWCQTMEREAEENELPEEILEMIRNAVGSAQMLMSQKVQQFFRLCQQSVDPSAYPQPTSQDLAGFWDLLQLNIEDVRVKFQDLQRLKDSSWRLPPEKKEDKKLPPPLPKKPAGGVSGSLRADSSGDGGAGGGSGGLVVPRLGGHTLPIKEKSLDLGDRQRTEARRRLLQTKRAASFRQNSATESADSIEIYIPEAQTRL, encoded by the exons ATGTCCCAGCATTCCTCCGGTGGTGGCGGAGGAGGCCCCTGCCACTGCACGCCTGAGGACTGTGACGGACCAGGCAGAGAGTACTACCAGGGTCACAGCGACGGCCACTACTACCCTCCAGGAGGTCCAGCAGAGGCCCTGGCACTGGAGAGGCACCATTCCCACCCCCACTCACACTCCCATAGCCACTCTGGAGGAGGAACCTTCCCCCGCTCCCACCCCAGCCAGCACCCACCTCTCCAGTCGTTTGACTCTTGCGAGGAGTGCCTGTCCTCTGGCCACGGGGGGAAGATGCACCGCATTCCCCCGAATCTGATAGACCAGTTTGAGAAGCAGGTGCCCTTTCATCCTGATGGCTTCCACACACTGCAATACCAGCGCACCACTAGTGGGGGTGCCGAGCAGCGCAGCGAGAGTCCGTCACGTATTCGAcacctggtcaactctgtgcagcGCCTCTTCGCCAAGTCCCATTCCCTGGAGGCACCATCAAAACGGGAGTACAACGGGACGAGAGGAGGCGGGGACTACCgtggtgagagaggaggaggccacaGGAGTGGAGGGGAGGACGGTGGAGGTCACTACTCAGGCCACCAGCCTCGCTCAACCAGGAGGAGCAAGTCTCGAGAGCGTAGCAAGAGTGGAGACTCGCGGCACGAGTCAGGCAGACGCCACCGCAGCAGGACGGCAGGCTGGTGGAGCTCTGATGACAACCTGGACAGCGACAGCAGCTTCTTGGTCAGCGGGGGCAGACGAGGGTATCCCAGCGGACACGAGAGCCTGGATGCAGCCATCCAGGAGCTCACCATGAAGAGGCCCAAGGAGCGTGGTGGTGGGCCAGTGGCTGGGGAGTGCGTGGCCTGTACCACAATGGCTTTGGCCGGGAATGAAGGAGGGGGGCACCACGGGCACCACGGCCATTCCCTGAAAAGGAGCACCTGGTCAGCCATGACAGTGAGTCAGGCCAGGGAGGTGTACCCATCCAGGGGAGGAGCCTATGACAAAGCCCTAGTGCCCATGGAGAGTAAGCTGAAGGAAAGGACCTTCCACtacctgcag GTCCCGTCAGAAGACTGGGGAGGTGGGTATGGCGGTGGCAGCGCATCTGACAGCGGAGGGGAGATTCCATGCCGGCGCATGCGGAGCGGCAGCTACATCAAGGCCATGGGCGATGATGACAGTGCTGACTCAGACACCAGCCCTAAAGCCTCGCCGAAGTCCACCCTGATCGCCCAGAGGGATGCCTTTAGACGATCAATCAGCATGGATCAAAG GTACTCATGTAAGCAGTGTACAGACTCCTACCCCAACACCCGAACTACACCCAAGACCCACACCCGCTCTCGCAGTTACACCCGCTCTCTGACCAGCTCACAG CTTGGAGACACGTTGAACCGTCAGTTTGAGGCAGTGTGTGAGACCATGTTCGGGGAGGTGGAGTCTCAAGCCGTGGAGGCCCTGGATCTCCCAGGTGTGTTCCGCACTCGCAGCCACAGCTACGTCCGCGCCATCCAGGCCGGCTGCTCCCAGGACGAcgactgcctgtctgtcttctccatGTCAGGCCCCCAGGGCAGCATCAAGGGCGGGGCCG TCTTTCCTTATCGTAAAGGTGCTCCTCCCCCACTCCCACCTCGCATGTCCAAGTCTTCACTCTCAGTGCGAGCCCAGAGCAGCACCGAGTCCACCCAGGATGCCTACTTCCAGAACAGTGGACAGTTGGTCTCGAGCTCAGGTCTCGGGCGTCCCAAGCAGCACAGCAACTCCGTGGACCTGGGCAGCTCTGACGGCCCCTCAGGTCGCTCCTCCAGAGGCGGGTACTACACCGCCACAGGCCCTGGACGCTCCCGACAGCACAGTAACTCAGCAGAGAGCCTAGATGGGGTGAGGGGTTCGAGGGAGCTGGTGCCCTATGGAGGAGGACCAGGAGTTGGGGTGAGggccaaacacagcagctcagccgACAGTCTGCTAGAGGGGCCACCGAGGCCAGCTAGGGAGAGGGACGGCAGGGGCGGGGGCAGCCTGGGAAAGTCAGTCTCCCTGCCTCAGAACAGCATAGTGCTGAGTAAAGCTGGAGGGCAGGACGAAGGACGTGGTGGGAGAAAGTGGAGACCATCCATAGCTGTACAG GTGGACAGTTCAGAGACTCTGTCAGATTCAGACGCAGAGGGCAAAGCTCTCACAGAGGTCCACTCTATAGGGGTCCAAGTAGAAGATGACAAAAG GCGGGCTCGTTTCAAGCGGTCCAACAGTGTGACGGCGAGCGTGCAGGCCGACCTGGACCCTGAGGGCTTCCCGGGGCTCAGCATTGCCGTGCCAACACAGGACAAGAGTCTCCAGTTCGGCTGTTCCTTCCAAAGGCACTCGTCAGAGCCGGAGTCAGCTAGCCAGTACACAGAGTGCCACCGCACCGTTCACACACAGGGACAATGGGCCTACAGAGAG GATTTTATCCAGAGTGGCTACACCACTGAGCCCTGCCCAGCAGACCCGCGGCCCCACCAGCACCCACACCTGCCTCCACGTTCCCACTCCCCTCTCCCCATCACCTCTGAGAGAGCCTGGGCCGGAACACCGTCCCTGGAGGGCCCCCGGAGCCTGCCCGACTCGGGCCGAGCCTCGCCCTGCATGAGGGATGGAGAGTTCTTCCTACGCCTCCTACAGACGGAggtggagaggatggagggctGGTGCCAGACcatggagagagaggcagaggagaacgAACTGCCAGAAGAGA TTCTTGAGATGATTCGAAATGCAGTTGGCAGTGCCCAGATGCTTATGTCTCAGAAAGTCCAGCAGTTCTTCCGCCTCTGCCAACAAagtgtg GACCCATCCGCATACCCCCAGCCTACCTCTCAGGACCTGGCAGGCTTCTGGGACCTGCTCCAGCTCAACATAGAGGACGTCAGGGTCAAGTTTCAGGACCTCCAGAGGCTCAAGGACTCTAGTTGGAGACTCCCACCTGAAAAGAAG